The following proteins are co-located in the Streptococcus downei MFe28 genome:
- a CDS encoding phage tail tip lysozyme, whose translation MAEHESGEELLKKGPSVRKQVKQNTAELKQLKPRAAQKEAKANYKEAKADYREAKNVVKQAKENVKVEAKKTFGKVGDQKSSEKLEAAKATKHQAKKDKKVAKKTSKKIKKVHPTKTQRVGRWAKTSVRQATRYGLESALSQDDTLGSVVQARRNVRQAKRTAKAGYRTGKYAAKGTAWTAKTAYKGTRALAKFTTQAVGTVVKSATAAIFSNPISWFVAGIGALLLLVVILVTAIFPTNVVQQTEYTLNQSWVQISQTDAKKSSGDDKYYTDIDSVLLYMNYRYGGEWEPDATWDDGRGGKIAGFMHFNHFYDALDDIWKNMYKDPDNPKTMADLYGKNSDVKWIKLDSDELDDYKDILDNQKEVGKYPNMQELEDPFNPPDDSKDKKKDKDKSDKEKEEDKEKETVTINERYGYYGKELKTDTVLQCDKNTKLYAVMDGTVELTNTDLKGDNPEKQKSKNNVVIKTKNAEFMYFSVKGVRVKDGDKIKTGDEIGQSTDSQVANGQRVAYAKKYETAEKGKKVKVKHSMKDYVFTRKDDKESWMLMNPGFYFQFVKYTQQTKSGSTAGGGKTSLSADQVAQKANISKERAQDAIDILNHMMGEEGATLEGATAVLAIAERESGLDPKAVNPGGGVAGYLQWSGWSSQINGNRWGSAPSRTLDSKTELALLKAELAGAYSPVKTYLRTAKDSGAAALYFSEHYEGVALSDGQTKAEKLQEDAKKWNDVFKGSIKKDGGSGTGSGPGGTKASSFGLPSGYDSKLKWSQPSQNCITGYPGNIYLQGQCTFYVKNRIHETWNIDVDNYLGNGQDWVRSLTSKYGWRATGKPEVGAVMSTAGGFDSTMADYGHVSFVEAVNDDGTFLVSELNYAGNQSQVHYRVVANASYYSFTMPPGH comes from the coding sequence TTGGCTGAACACGAGTCAGGAGAGGAGCTGCTTAAGAAAGGCCCCTCGGTCAGAAAGCAGGTTAAGCAAAATACCGCTGAACTAAAGCAACTCAAACCAAGGGCTGCCCAAAAAGAGGCTAAGGCTAATTACAAGGAAGCTAAGGCGGACTACAGAGAAGCTAAAAATGTCGTTAAACAAGCCAAGGAAAATGTCAAAGTTGAGGCCAAAAAGACCTTTGGAAAGGTAGGGGACCAGAAATCATCTGAGAAACTTGAGGCTGCTAAGGCAACCAAACACCAGGCCAAAAAGGATAAGAAAGTTGCTAAAAAGACCTCTAAGAAAATTAAGAAGGTCCATCCGACCAAAACACAACGGGTTGGCCGTTGGGCCAAGACCAGTGTCCGCCAAGCGACCCGTTATGGTCTAGAGAGTGCTCTTAGCCAGGATGATACTTTAGGCTCTGTTGTCCAAGCTCGACGTAACGTCCGCCAAGCCAAGAGAACGGCAAAGGCTGGTTATCGGACGGGAAAGTATGCGGCCAAGGGTACTGCCTGGACCGCTAAGACGGCTTATAAAGGGACGAGAGCTCTTGCCAAATTTACTACTCAAGCCGTTGGGACGGTTGTTAAATCGGCTACGGCTGCTATTTTCTCTAACCCTATTTCTTGGTTTGTGGCTGGGATTGGAGCTTTGTTGCTACTGGTTGTTATCCTGGTGACGGCTATCTTCCCTACCAACGTGGTCCAGCAGACAGAGTACACGCTTAATCAGTCTTGGGTTCAAATCTCCCAAACGGATGCTAAAAAGAGTTCAGGCGATGATAAGTATTATACCGACATTGACTCTGTGCTTCTTTATATGAATTACCGCTACGGTGGTGAGTGGGAACCTGATGCCACTTGGGATGATGGCCGAGGTGGGAAAATCGCTGGCTTTATGCACTTTAATCACTTTTACGATGCCTTGGACGATATTTGGAAGAATATGTATAAGGACCCTGACAATCCTAAAACCATGGCGGACCTCTATGGTAAGAATAGTGATGTCAAGTGGATTAAGCTGGACTCTGATGAATTGGATGACTATAAGGATATTCTTGATAATCAAAAGGAAGTCGGGAAATATCCTAATATGCAAGAGCTAGAAGATCCTTTCAATCCGCCTGATGATAGTAAGGATAAGAAGAAAGACAAAGACAAGTCTGATAAGGAAAAGGAGGAAGATAAAGAAAAAGAAACCGTAACGATCAATGAGCGGTACGGCTATTATGGTAAGGAGCTTAAGACGGATACGGTCCTCCAATGTGATAAAAATACTAAACTTTACGCAGTAATGGATGGCACCGTTGAATTGACCAACACCGACCTAAAAGGTGACAATCCTGAAAAGCAAAAGTCCAAAAATAATGTCGTTATCAAAACGAAAAATGCGGAGTTTATGTATTTCAGTGTAAAGGGGGTCCGAGTTAAAGACGGTGACAAGATAAAGACTGGTGATGAAATTGGCCAATCAACCGATAGCCAGGTTGCTAATGGCCAACGGGTTGCCTACGCTAAAAAGTATGAAACGGCGGAAAAGGGGAAAAAAGTTAAGGTCAAGCATTCGATGAAAGACTATGTCTTTACCAGGAAGGATGATAAAGAGTCTTGGATGCTGATGAACCCTGGCTTTTACTTCCAGTTTGTCAAATACACCCAACAAACCAAGTCAGGCTCAACGGCTGGCGGTGGGAAGACCAGCTTGAGCGCTGATCAGGTCGCTCAAAAAGCTAATATCTCGAAAGAGAGGGCTCAGGATGCGATTGATATTCTCAATCATATGATGGGAGAAGAAGGGGCCACCTTGGAAGGGGCAACGGCTGTTTTGGCCATTGCCGAAAGGGAATCGGGCTTAGATCCTAAAGCGGTTAACCCAGGAGGGGGAGTCGCTGGTTACCTGCAGTGGTCGGGCTGGTCCAGTCAAATCAATGGGAACCGCTGGGGATCTGCTCCGAGCAGAACTCTGGACTCTAAAACTGAGTTGGCTTTGCTGAAGGCGGAACTGGCTGGAGCTTATAGTCCAGTAAAGACCTACCTTCGAACGGCCAAGGATTCTGGAGCCGCTGCTCTCTATTTTTCTGAGCACTATGAAGGGGTGGCCTTGTCTGATGGGCAGACAAAGGCCGAGAAGCTTCAAGAGGACGCTAAAAAGTGGAACGACGTTTTTAAGGGCTCCATTAAAAAGGATGGCGGTTCAGGAACAGGTTCGGGCCCTGGTGGCACCAAGGCCTCATCCTTTGGTTTACCATCTGGCTATGACTCTAAATTGAAGTGGTCGCAGCCAAGTCAAAACTGTATTACAGGTTACCCAGGTAATATCTATCTTCAAGGTCAATGTACCTTCTATGTTAAAAATCGGATACATGAAACTTGGAATATTGATGTTGATAATTATCTTGGGAATGGTCAAGACTGGGTCAGAAGTCTAACCAGTAAATATGGTTGGCGAGCTACAGGAAAACCAGAAGTCGGGGCAGTTATGTCCACGGCTGGTGGTTTTGATTCGACCATGGCAGACTACGGACATGTTAGCTTCGTAGAAGCCGTCAACGATGATGGGACTTTTCTAGTCTCTGAACTCAACTATGCCGGCAACCAGTCTCAGGTCCATTATCGAGTGGTGGCGAATGCGAGCTACTATAGCTTTACCATGCCCCCAGGGCACTAA
- a CDS encoding TrkH family potassium uptake protein encodes MNRSMVRFLLAKLLLIEAGLLSVPLAVTLIYHEGWPVFTSLLATMGILIVLGLAGSIIKPKNYRIYTKEGLLIVALCWILWSFFGALPFVFSGQIPSLIDAFFEVSSGFTTTGATILPDTAVLSHALLFWRSFTHLIGGMGVLVFALAIMENSKNAHLEVMRAEVPGPVFGKVVSKLKDTAQILYIIYLIMFAIFAVILWACGMPIFDSLITAMGGAGTGGFAVYNDSIAHYHSSLITIVVSIGTLLFGINFNLYYFLLIRKFKVFFGDEELRTYLGIVAVATLLIFLNIFHLYGSWSQSLQYSFFEVSNVITTTGFGITNLTKWPLFSQTILLMLMIIGGSAGSTAGGFKVMRSLIVTKITKNQILKTLYPNRIMSLHVNHTPLDKATQHNILKYLAVYTMIFLGLVMVISLDNNNLMVVVSAVASTFNNIGPMLGTADTFAIFSPWAKFLMSLAMIAGRLEIYPVLLLFIPKTWSKY; translated from the coding sequence ATGAATCGATCCATGGTTCGCTTTCTTTTAGCGAAATTATTGCTCATTGAAGCAGGCCTACTGAGCGTTCCGCTAGCAGTCACCCTAATCTATCATGAAGGTTGGCCAGTCTTCACTAGCCTCCTGGCAACAATGGGTATCCTTATAGTCTTAGGCCTGGCTGGCTCTATTATCAAACCCAAAAATTACCGGATCTACACCAAGGAGGGCCTGTTAATCGTTGCCCTCTGTTGGATTCTCTGGTCCTTCTTTGGAGCCCTTCCCTTTGTCTTTTCTGGCCAAATTCCTAGTCTGATTGACGCCTTTTTTGAGGTCAGCTCTGGCTTTACCACGACAGGAGCAACCATCTTACCCGACACGGCCGTCCTTTCCCACGCCCTCCTTTTTTGGCGGAGCTTCACCCACCTTATTGGCGGGATGGGGGTGCTGGTCTTTGCCCTAGCCATTATGGAGAATTCTAAAAATGCCCACCTAGAGGTTATGAGGGCAGAAGTTCCAGGACCCGTCTTTGGTAAGGTCGTTTCCAAACTCAAGGATACAGCGCAAATCCTCTATATCATTTACCTGATCATGTTTGCCATCTTTGCAGTTATTCTTTGGGCCTGTGGTATGCCCATTTTTGACAGCCTCATCACCGCTATGGGTGGAGCTGGTACAGGTGGTTTTGCCGTTTATAACGACAGCATCGCCCATTACCACAGTAGTCTCATTACAATTGTGGTTTCCATTGGTACCCTGCTTTTTGGCATCAATTTTAACCTCTACTACTTCTTATTGATACGCAAGTTCAAAGTTTTCTTTGGCGATGAAGAATTGCGTACCTATCTAGGAATTGTTGCTGTGGCAACCCTGCTAATTTTCTTGAATATTTTCCATCTCTATGGGTCTTGGTCTCAGAGCCTGCAGTATTCCTTCTTCGAGGTTTCCAACGTTATCACAACAACGGGCTTTGGCATCACCAATTTGACCAAGTGGCCCCTCTTTTCTCAGACAATACTGTTAATGCTGATGATTATCGGGGGGTCGGCAGGCTCAACGGCTGGTGGTTTCAAGGTCATGCGGTCTCTGATTGTCACTAAGATTACTAAAAATCAAATCCTCAAGACCCTCTATCCTAATCGGATCATGTCCCTCCATGTCAATCACACCCCTCTAGACAAGGCAACCCAGCATAATATCCTCAAGTACCTAGCGGTCTATACCATGATTTTTCTAGGTTTGGTTATGGTTATCAGCTTGGACAACAACAACCTTATGGTGGTCGTCAGCGCCGTTGCCTCAACCTTCAATAATATTGGCCCCATGTTGGGAACAGCAGATACCTTCGCCATTTTCAGTCCCTGGGCAAAATTCCTCATGTCTCTGGCCATGATTGCCGGACGCCTGGAAATTTATCCCGTCCTCTTGCTCTTTATTCCCAAAACTTGGTCTAAATATTAA
- the trkA gene encoding Trk system potassium transporter TrkA, whose product MKVIVVGGGKVGTALCRSLVEEKHDVTLIEEKEEVLSRVSRRLDIMGIVGNGANYKILEQADVGYCDIFVAISDQDEVNMISAVLAKKMGARETIVRVRNPEYSNAYFKDNNFLGFSMVVNPELLAARYIANSVDFPGALSVEHFVNGRIMLMEFKITEKSRLCDLSLDQFRQKFGNILVCAIKRGDQIIIPDGDDLLLTGDKIYVTGDRVEMILFHNFVKSKVIKNMMIIGAGRITYYLLNLLKNTKIKLKVIEITEKRSQYFSQEFPNVPIVLGDGTAKNILVEEGVENYDAVATLTGVDEENIISSMFLDTLGIEKNIAKVNRTSLLEIIDTDNFSSIVTPKSIAVDSMMHFIRGRVNAQDSSTLDAVHHIANGRIETLQFEIREKNKIAGKQLSEVQLKKGVLVAAIIRKGLPLFPTGQDTYEVGDKIVVVTLLTKVTHIYDLLK is encoded by the coding sequence ATGAAAGTTATCGTTGTCGGTGGGGGTAAGGTTGGTACCGCCCTTTGTCGTTCTCTGGTTGAGGAAAAGCACGATGTGACCTTGATTGAGGAAAAAGAAGAAGTTCTCAGTCGGGTTAGCAGGCGCTTAGACATTATGGGAATTGTTGGCAATGGGGCCAATTACAAGATTTTAGAGCAGGCCGATGTGGGGTACTGCGATATTTTTGTGGCGATTTCTGACCAGGATGAGGTTAATATGATTTCAGCCGTCCTAGCCAAGAAAATGGGGGCCAGAGAGACCATCGTTCGGGTCCGCAACCCTGAATATTCCAATGCCTATTTCAAGGATAATAATTTCCTCGGCTTTTCTATGGTGGTCAATCCCGAATTGCTAGCAGCTCGTTATATTGCCAACAGTGTTGATTTTCCTGGTGCCCTGTCCGTTGAACATTTTGTCAATGGCCGAATTATGCTGATGGAATTTAAAATCACCGAAAAAAGTCGTCTTTGTGACCTCTCCTTGGACCAATTCCGCCAGAAATTTGGCAATATTTTGGTCTGCGCTATCAAAAGAGGGGATCAAATTATTATACCAGATGGCGATGATCTTTTGCTGACGGGCGATAAAATTTATGTGACTGGTGACCGGGTTGAGATGATTCTCTTCCATAATTTTGTCAAGAGCAAGGTCATTAAGAACATGATGATTATTGGGGCAGGTCGAATCACCTACTACCTCCTCAACCTCTTAAAAAATACCAAGATCAAGCTCAAGGTTATTGAAATTACCGAAAAGCGTAGCCAATATTTCAGCCAAGAATTTCCAAATGTTCCCATCGTTTTGGGGGACGGAACCGCTAAAAACATCCTAGTTGAAGAAGGGGTGGAGAATTACGATGCCGTTGCTACCCTGACTGGTGTGGATGAAGAAAATATCATCTCTTCTATGTTTCTGGACACCTTGGGAATTGAAAAGAATATTGCCAAGGTCAATCGAACCAGTCTCTTAGAAATTATTGACACCGATAATTTCTCTAGTATCGTCACACCCAAGTCCATTGCTGTTGATAGCATGATGCACTTTATCCGTGGCCGGGTTAATGCCCAGGACTCTTCGACCCTGGATGCTGTCCACCATATTGCCAATGGTCGCATCGAAACTTTACAGTTTGAGATTCGCGAGAAGAATAAGATTGCGGGTAAACAGCTATCAGAAGTCCAACTCAAGAAGGGTGTTCTGGTAGCTGCCATTATTCGTAAGGGGCTCCCCCTCTTTCCAACGGGTCAGGACACCTATGAGGTTGGTGATAAGATTGTCGTAGTCACTCTACTGACCAAGGTTACCCATATCTATGATTTGTTGAAATGA
- a CDS encoding DUF3801 domain-containing protein: MDQKEITNRFTQVSLRTGEELFKMMAYLAQGTAEWVKAKREKRLSTGEKDVHTFMEHAKGNKAYLQFAQSELNLTKLKNELKKYHINFAFEELEDGKVNVWFKARDQKVLEAACEKVKNTILKDPKKVLDKVAKKETDKPLKEQIKEAKDTVKNMMSKGAKKPKLDKMKGKGK; this comes from the coding sequence ATGGACCAAAAAGAAATAACGAACCGATTTACTCAGGTCAGCCTACGAACAGGAGAGGAACTCTTTAAAATGATGGCCTACTTGGCTCAAGGAACAGCAGAATGGGTCAAGGCCAAACGAGAAAAGCGGTTATCAACTGGTGAAAAGGATGTCCATACCTTTATGGAACACGCTAAGGGAAATAAGGCTTATCTACAGTTTGCCCAAAGTGAACTTAACCTGACCAAACTGAAAAATGAATTGAAAAAGTATCATATCAATTTTGCCTTTGAAGAATTGGAAGATGGCAAGGTCAATGTCTGGTTTAAAGCCAGGGACCAAAAGGTCCTAGAGGCAGCTTGTGAAAAGGTCAAAAATACTATTTTGAAAGACCCTAAGAAGGTTTTGGATAAAGTGGCCAAGAAAGAGACGGATAAGCCTCTTAAAGAACAAATCAAAGAGGCTAAGGATACTGTTAAAAACATGATGTCTAAAGGGGCCAAGAAGCCTAAACTGGACAAGATGAAAGGAAAGGGGAAATAG
- a CDS encoding VirB4-like conjugal transfer ATPase, CD1110 family: MNGIKLSMEEKARQKQLRRAMKPSSQNTIRYTSQFADGLMHVADETYSKTYLLGDTNYITATEKTRSDIIDYYAYCLNGLDPENHYQLLILNRPVPSTMLENITYDLQGDGYDSYREEYNDLINSRFAKDQNNFKVEKFITVSTKARDRKQAYRNLNDVQKSFETQFQTIDVPISPLNGTERLNIFSDLLRDNPYLNVNYQDVALSGLTTKSFIAPGRFKFPSDHMLLNKRMARVLYARDYPSFLNDKLIKSLIDIGIELAISIHAQPKDISSALKEINTAEAGANMDTIKAQMKAAQKGVSNELAGSGKAKTVSEESKKWKEEIEQHDQKIFTGAIQVFIKADSQGELDEFTNRVKSAGRKHMVEFEEAFYHQEDGLNAILPIGVNYLDVKSAFIKPVRDYTTSNLATQIPFTNVDLQSDSPFAVYYGQNQISNNIITVDRQRDLNTASGVVIGSSGSGKSFTVKGEEVIPTLLKYTRDRVVIVDPEEEYTGIGRAFGAQIIDIYPGSATHLNVMDLPDADKLAVDDVDSIGQKSNLIMGLFENILKEVEDGDISLIDRVTRLSYEQVTDRTPTLKDWYKILSEQPGERAQDLAEKVESYAIGSQNIFAYETNVDMSNRFIIFNLKKLTGKLKPFALMVVQDYIWNQVVDNQGKLTTHLFFDEMQYQFQTDNQAAFFTDLYARVRKYGAIPTGITQHPETLLERSEGRKLLQNSEFIILLKQKPDALEQLKSAITSLTPELEKYVLKPKAKGTGLIIAGDVVVPFENPIPKNTQLFNLLETDAYAAVPSN; the protein is encoded by the coding sequence ATGAATGGGATTAAATTAAGCATGGAGGAAAAAGCACGGCAGAAACAACTGAGACGAGCCATGAAACCTAGCAGTCAAAATACCATTCGCTATACCTCTCAGTTTGCAGATGGCCTAATGCACGTGGCAGATGAAACTTACTCTAAAACTTATCTGTTAGGAGATACCAACTATATTACAGCGACTGAGAAAACTCGTTCAGATATTATTGACTACTATGCTTATTGTTTGAATGGGCTAGATCCAGAAAACCATTATCAGCTACTCATTCTCAATCGTCCTGTCCCTTCAACCATGCTAGAGAATATCACTTATGACTTGCAAGGTGATGGGTATGATAGCTATCGTGAAGAATATAACGACCTTATCAATTCTCGTTTTGCGAAAGACCAGAATAACTTTAAGGTCGAAAAATTTATCACGGTTAGCACCAAGGCCAGAGATCGTAAGCAAGCCTACCGAAATCTAAATGATGTTCAAAAATCATTTGAAACTCAATTTCAAACGATTGATGTCCCTATTAGTCCACTCAATGGGACTGAGCGACTAAATATTTTCTCTGACTTATTACGGGATAATCCCTATCTTAATGTCAATTATCAAGACGTTGCCTTATCTGGATTAACGACAAAATCCTTTATTGCCCCTGGTCGCTTTAAATTTCCAAGCGACCATATGTTGTTAAATAAAAGAATGGCAAGAGTTCTTTATGCTAGGGATTATCCCTCCTTCCTAAACGATAAGCTGATTAAGTCCTTAATTGACATTGGGATTGAGTTGGCCATTTCAATCCATGCCCAACCCAAGGATATTAGTTCTGCTTTAAAAGAAATTAATACTGCGGAAGCTGGGGCCAATATGGACACAATCAAAGCACAAATGAAAGCCGCCCAAAAGGGTGTTTCTAATGAATTGGCAGGCTCTGGTAAAGCTAAGACTGTTTCAGAGGAATCAAAAAAATGGAAGGAAGAAATTGAGCAGCACGACCAAAAGATTTTTACAGGAGCTATCCAAGTTTTTATTAAGGCAGACAGTCAAGGAGAATTGGATGAATTCACTAATCGGGTTAAATCCGCTGGTCGTAAGCATATGGTTGAATTTGAGGAAGCCTTTTATCATCAAGAAGATGGCCTCAATGCTATTCTACCAATTGGGGTTAACTATTTAGACGTTAAGTCCGCTTTTATCAAGCCTGTTCGGGATTATACGACCTCTAACCTGGCAACGCAAATTCCTTTTACCAACGTTGACCTGCAATCTGATAGCCCGTTTGCTGTCTACTATGGCCAGAATCAAATTTCTAATAATATCATTACGGTTGATCGGCAGAGGGATTTAAACACGGCTTCTGGTGTTGTCATTGGGTCTTCTGGTTCAGGGAAGTCTTTCACGGTAAAGGGTGAAGAAGTTATTCCTACTTTGCTCAAATACACTAGGGACAGGGTCGTTATCGTTGACCCTGAAGAAGAATATACGGGAATTGGACGTGCCTTTGGTGCCCAAATCATTGATATTTACCCTGGGTCTGCTACTCATTTAAACGTGATGGATTTGCCAGATGCGGACAAGCTGGCCGTTGATGATGTGGATTCGATTGGTCAAAAATCCAATCTGATTATGGGACTCTTTGAAAACATTCTGAAAGAGGTAGAGGATGGCGATATTAGCTTGATTGACCGTGTCACTCGTCTGTCCTATGAACAGGTGACAGATAGAACACCTACTCTCAAGGACTGGTATAAAATTCTATCCGAACAGCCTGGAGAACGGGCTCAAGATTTGGCTGAAAAGGTTGAATCTTATGCGATTGGGTCGCAAAATATTTTTGCCTATGAAACCAATGTAGATATGTCTAACCGTTTCATCATTTTCAACCTGAAAAAACTAACTGGGAAGCTCAAGCCCTTTGCTCTAATGGTGGTTCAAGACTATATCTGGAACCAAGTTGTTGATAATCAAGGAAAATTAACCACTCACTTATTCTTTGACGAAATGCAATATCAATTTCAGACAGATAACCAGGCTGCCTTCTTTACGGACCTTTATGCACGGGTACGGAAATACGGGGCAATTCCTACGGGAATTACTCAGCACCCTGAAACCTTGCTGGAGAGGTCAGAAGGTCGGAAGCTCCTCCAAAATAGCGAGTTTATTATTCTGTTAAAGCAAAAGCCAGATGCACTTGAACAACTCAAGAGTGCCATTACTTCACTAACCCCAGAGCTAGAGAAGTATGTCCTCAAACCGAAAGCTAAAGGGACTGGCCTAATTATTGCGGGTGATGTTGTCGTTCCATTTGAAAATCCAATTCCTAAGAACACCCAACTCTTTAATTTGTTAGAGACAGATGCTTATGCAGCTGTCCCATCTAACTAA
- a CDS encoding replication initiator protein A translates to MSRISIEQVQTSERFAKIPMVLLEETYYRQLSAESKLMYAIFLNRFQLSIKNNWVDDHGFVYLIYTIEELCKILGYGKNKVIKLKKELAKYGLLEEVRQGLNQPNLIYLQNVETDEAILHSEFEDVKTGAKPLAQAEVSNLNFRKFKNQTSRSLKNKPQEVSNSNSNKTNNNKTNNNNKTDFNIREEDEDRESNENSENIKTSQKIEKATKYDKDYIYQIVYDRFIAEGIPQATVDYLAMGNFDQRYQYALENMRYAPNAEAVADYVFTGLSSDLQLAMRKVRG, encoded by the coding sequence ATGAGTAGAATTTCGATTGAACAGGTTCAAACCTCTGAGCGTTTTGCTAAAATTCCCATGGTTCTTTTGGAGGAAACTTATTATCGCCAGTTAAGTGCAGAGTCAAAATTAATGTATGCTATTTTTCTTAATCGTTTTCAACTGTCCATTAAAAACAATTGGGTAGATGATCATGGTTTTGTCTACCTCATCTATACCATTGAAGAGCTCTGTAAAATTCTTGGTTATGGTAAGAACAAAGTTATTAAACTCAAGAAAGAATTAGCTAAGTATGGACTGCTTGAAGAGGTTAGGCAAGGATTAAACCAACCAAATTTAATCTATCTTCAAAACGTTGAAACCGATGAGGCTATTCTTCATTCAGAGTTTGAAGATGTAAAAACAGGTGCTAAACCCTTGGCACAAGCGGAAGTTTCAAATTTAAACTTCCGGAAGTTTAAAAATCAAACTTCAAGAAGTTTGAAAAATAAACCTCAAGAAGTTTCAAATTCAAACTCTAATAAGACTAATAATAATAAGACTAATAATAATAATAAGACTGATTTTAATATTAGGGAGGAGGACGAGGATAGAGAGTCTAACGAAAATTCTGAGAATATAAAGACCTCTCAAAAAATTGAAAAAGCGACCAAGTATGACAAGGACTATATTTACCAGATTGTCTATGATCGATTTATTGCTGAGGGTATTCCTCAAGCTACGGTTGATTATCTGGCCATGGGGAACTTTGACCAACGGTATCAGTACGCTTTGGAAAATATGAGATACGCTCCTAATGCCGAAGCGGTGGCTGACTATGTCTTTACTGGGCTCAGCTCGGACCTGCAACTGGCGATGAGGAAGGTTAGGGGGTAA
- a CDS encoding LPXTG cell wall anchor domain-containing protein yields MKKKQLVTLMAATVLATASSAAYADEASSNQVLPKSAETTQSVTPDTNNTGSGDAVNNGTTDQGQAGNTDTTSSSTPANDSEPSQSGDTDSGSELAPSAPSTTDPSTTQPSSDTPVTPSNPGTDDTAPTTPATPDNGNAAGDDSPTPDQPAPSSPDNGSGQSGDTDSSSTTPEPDQGQSQPSGPSSQAPDDSNAPSSSTDKGNASSSNPSSGATSDDSAPTTDQDQGSQTEANKPAAPSADQPAASQSNQPSAGQAYVQGLSQVGLTSDVTGQVVQDVTPEAPVTTDNGSTIVSVQNGQPVVSQADGSTQAVDPGTVGATVNSDKTLSVKSDDGQMKTLPNTGDGASSAVMASGLVMVFSAFLLFMQSKFNIFSKKN; encoded by the coding sequence ATGAAGAAAAAACAACTTGTTACTTTGATGGCAGCGACTGTTTTGGCGACAGCCTCAAGTGCTGCTTATGCGGACGAGGCCAGCTCAAACCAAGTGTTACCAAAATCGGCCGAAACGACTCAGTCAGTAACGCCTGACACGAATAATACTGGTAGTGGGGATGCTGTCAACAACGGTACTACAGACCAAGGTCAGGCAGGTAATACGGATACTACCAGTTCTTCAACACCAGCTAATGATTCAGAACCTTCACAATCTGGGGACACGGATTCTGGTTCAGAGCTAGCCCCAAGCGCTCCGTCTACGACTGATCCCTCAACCACACAACCCAGTTCAGATACACCTGTAACACCAAGTAACCCTGGCACAGACGACACGGCACCAACCACCCCAGCGACTCCTGACAATGGAAATGCGGCAGGAGATGATAGCCCAACACCGGATCAACCAGCCCCAAGTTCACCTGATAACGGTTCGGGTCAATCAGGGGATACCGACTCCAGTTCAACGACACCAGAGCCCGACCAAGGCCAAAGTCAACCGTCAGGCCCTTCTAGTCAAGCTCCTGATGACTCCAATGCCCCTTCATCCTCAACGGATAAGGGCAATGCCAGTTCATCCAATCCATCAAGTGGGGCTACTAGTGATGATAGTGCGCCAACGACTGATCAAGACCAAGGTTCCCAAACAGAAGCTAACAAGCCTGCTGCACCGTCAGCGGATCAGCCAGCAGCTTCTCAATCCAATCAACCTAGCGCTGGCCAAGCCTATGTTCAAGGCCTCAGCCAAGTCGGATTGACCAGTGATGTCACTGGCCAAGTGGTCCAAGATGTGACCCCTGAGGCACCTGTTACAACTGATAATGGGTCTACCATTGTCTCTGTTCAAAATGGCCAACCCGTTGTCAGTCAAGCAGATGGCTCTACACAAGCTGTTGATCCTGGGACCGTTGGGGCAACCGTTAACTCTGATAAAACACTAAGTGTTAAGTCGGACGACGGACAAATGAAGACCCTGCCTAATACAGGTGATGGTGCCAGTTCGGCTGTCATGGCTTCTGGTTTAGTTATGGTATTCAGTGCTTTCTTGCTTTTCATGCAAAGCAAGTTCAATATCTTTTCTAAAAAGAACTAA